Proteins from one Clostridium cellulovorans 743B genomic window:
- a CDS encoding methyl-accepting chemotaxis protein: MKISKKIMYSVIVVNVVLIIIGYFVSRTIIQNVLNSDIRISTEEKSDAFAELIEEKKITAVNNIKWLEGSSRLIKAVQQNNRGDIIELGKQAMSNFEMDYFVITDANGNVIARAHEPEKFGDSILKQANIEKALKGEVTVGIEEGTTVRLSIRAGCPIKNENGQIIGAVSMGYVLADGFVDEINEKVNCEVTIFNGIERVGTTIKDGEKRITGTKIEDAEIEDTVLNQGKSIDKVVTIDGKKYVAVYSPLFDVKDNIIGMKFVGVPADIVQSVERQLVIAQVLISFITIVVSLLVLLFILQKSVTSPLKKLVEFFKELSNGEGDLTKTMKVNTKDEVGEVIIEFNKFISKLRYIINEVKDSSNIITKETIAMSNNVSSCTDVMLEISKRVSKVSDNMMDNSAAIEETTSATHEMNKVSDVVATSCMQVSEQSNYASEITEDGSKAIQDIIYSINDISVSSEEVIIKMNELQSLSNKINEIVEIITGVSKQTNLLSLNASIEAAKAGEQGKGFAVVAGEIRKLAEESNKSSLEIVGLIKEVQGNIKDTAQKVEAVSENIASGVDKANFADRKFKEISKAINIVSEKSHDIAAAAQEQVASVEQVSNAMEEIAKVTASTADDSYKMNLAMQNERESMEEVNQVTQKLTKIIKELNTMVEKFKTS, from the coding sequence ATGAAGATAAGTAAAAAGATAATGTACTCTGTTATTGTTGTGAATGTTGTACTTATAATAATTGGGTACTTTGTAAGTAGAACCATTATCCAAAATGTACTTAACTCCGATATAAGAATTTCTACTGAAGAAAAATCAGATGCATTTGCTGAGCTTATTGAAGAAAAAAAGATTACCGCAGTAAATAATATAAAATGGTTAGAGGGGTCAAGTAGATTAATAAAAGCAGTGCAACAAAACAATCGAGGCGATATCATTGAACTAGGAAAGCAGGCTATGAGTAACTTTGAGATGGATTACTTTGTTATTACAGATGCAAATGGTAATGTAATAGCTCGTGCTCATGAGCCAGAAAAGTTTGGTGATAGTATTTTAAAACAAGCTAATATTGAAAAGGCGTTAAAAGGAGAAGTAACAGTAGGCATAGAAGAGGGTACAACAGTAAGACTGTCAATACGAGCAGGTTGCCCGATTAAAAATGAAAATGGGCAGATCATTGGTGCAGTATCTATGGGATATGTGTTGGCAGATGGCTTTGTAGATGAAATAAATGAAAAGGTAAATTGTGAGGTCACTATATTTAATGGAATAGAAAGAGTTGGTACTACAATTAAAGATGGTGAAAAACGAATAACTGGTACTAAAATTGAAGATGCTGAAATAGAAGATACAGTTTTAAATCAAGGGAAATCTATTGATAAAGTAGTAACTATAGATGGTAAAAAATATGTTGCTGTATATTCGCCATTATTTGATGTGAAGGACAATATTATTGGTATGAAATTTGTAGGAGTACCAGCAGATATTGTACAATCAGTAGAACGACAATTGGTTATTGCACAAGTATTGATTTCTTTTATAACAATTGTAGTATCACTTTTAGTTTTACTATTCATTCTACAGAAATCAGTTACTTCACCATTAAAAAAGCTAGTTGAATTTTTTAAGGAGCTTTCCAATGGGGAAGGTGACCTTACTAAAACTATGAAAGTAAATACAAAGGATGAAGTTGGAGAAGTAATAATAGAATTTAACAAATTCATTTCAAAGCTTAGATATATTATTAATGAAGTAAAAGATTCTTCAAATATAATAACAAAGGAAACAATAGCCATGTCTAATAATGTTTCTTCTTGTACAGATGTTATGTTAGAAATATCTAAGCGTGTATCAAAAGTTTCCGATAATATGATGGATAACTCAGCAGCTATAGAAGAAACTACTTCAGCTACTCACGAAATGAATAAAGTTTCTGATGTAGTAGCAACTTCGTGTATGCAAGTTTCAGAACAAAGTAATTATGCTAGTGAGATAACAGAAGATGGTAGTAAGGCGATACAAGATATTATTTACTCCATTAACGATATTTCTGTTTCTTCGGAAGAGGTAATTATAAAAATGAATGAACTACAAAGTCTTTCAAATAAAATAAATGAGATTGTTGAAATAATTACAGGAGTATCAAAACAAACTAATCTTTTATCATTAAATGCATCAATAGAAGCTGCTAAGGCAGGAGAACAAGGAAAAGGTTTTGCTGTTGTTGCCGGGGAAATAAGAAAATTGGCTGAGGAAAGTAATAAATCATCATTAGAAATTGTTGGTTTGATAAAAGAAGTACAAGGCAATATAAAGGATACTGCACAAAAGGTTGAAGCTGTATCGGAAAATATAGCTTCAGGAGTAGATAAAGCTAATTTTGCAGACAGAAAGTTTAAGGAAATATCAAAAGCTATAAATATAGTATCTGAAAAATCACATGATATAGCTGCTGCAGCTCAAGAACAAGTAGCTTCAGTAGAACAAGTTTCTAATGCTATGGAGGAAATAGCTAAGGTTACTGCATCAACTGCCGATGATTCATATAAAATGAATTTAGCTATGCAAAATGAAAGAGAAAGCATGGAAGAAGTTAATCAAGTGACTCAAAAGTTAACAAAAATTATAAAAGAGCTTAATACTATGGTGGAAAAATTTAAAACCTCTTAA
- the bcp gene encoding thioredoxin-dependent thiol peroxidase, which produces MLMEGSKAPEFKLEDKDGNEVRLSDFLGKKVVVYFYPKDNTPGCTRQACAFKDSYEGFKAKEIVVIGISKDSTKSHEKFAEKHGLPFTLLSDPELIVIKAYDVWKEKKLYGKVSMGVVRTTYIINENGIIEKVFEKVKPDTNAKEILDYLEG; this is translated from the coding sequence ATGTTAATGGAAGGAAGTAAAGCGCCAGAATTTAAGTTGGAAGATAAGGATGGAAATGAGGTTAGATTATCAGATTTTTTAGGAAAAAAGGTAGTGGTGTACTTTTATCCTAAAGATAATACACCAGGTTGTACTAGGCAAGCTTGTGCCTTTAAAGATTCTTATGAAGGATTTAAAGCAAAAGAAATTGTAGTTATAGGAATCAGCAAAGATAGTACTAAATCTCATGAAAAGTTTGCAGAAAAGCATGGCTTACCATTTACATTACTATCAGATCCAGAATTAATTGTTATTAAAGCCTATGATGTATGGAAAGAGAAAAAGTTATACGGTAAGGTTAGTATGGGAGTAGTAAGAACCACATACATAATCAATGAGAATGGCATAATAGAAAAGGTTTTTGAAAAAGTAAAACCTGATACAAATGCTAAGGAAATATTAGATTATTTAGAAGGTTAA
- a CDS encoding RBBP9/YdeN family alpha/beta hydrolase → MKVKILPGLNNSGADHWQSIWEKKYGFERVQQDDWKQPKYNEWEKNLIDNLQRENDKNIILIAHSLGCLLTAKAITKIEDYVKAIFLVAPPDTSRDIFPKEINSFNNLPNKTLGVPGILVYSEDDQYASAEYSLKQAKNWGLQAVSVGKRGHINSDSNIENWDQGYEIFQKLLINEER, encoded by the coding sequence ATGAAAGTAAAGATACTTCCTGGATTAAATAATTCTGGGGCAGATCATTGGCAGAGCATTTGGGAAAAGAAATACGGCTTTGAGAGAGTACAACAAGATGACTGGAAACAGCCTAAATATAATGAGTGGGAGAAAAACTTGATAGATAATCTCCAACGTGAAAATGACAAAAATATTATTTTGATAGCTCATAGCTTAGGATGCTTACTTACTGCAAAAGCAATAACTAAGATAGAAGATTATGTGAAAGCTATTTTTTTAGTAGCACCACCAGATACTAGTAGGGATATATTCCCAAAAGAAATTAATTCATTCAATAATTTGCCCAATAAAACTTTAGGGGTTCCTGGCATACTAGTATATAGTGAAGATGATCAATATGCGTCAGCAGAGTACAGCTTAAAACAAGCTAAAAACTGGGGGCTTCAAGCAGTATCTGTTGGAAAAAGAGGCCATATTAACAGTGACTCTAACATAGAAAATTGGGATCAAGGTTATGAGATATTTCAAAAACTTTTAATAAATGAAGAGCGATGA
- a CDS encoding HD domain-containing protein, whose amino-acid sequence MRNVGNVISAMIEYYAGDVRRINHFLKVYGFAKAIGEMEKLSPLKQEILEVASVVHDIGIKNSEIKYNSSAGNYQQIEGPPVAEEMLKKLGYEDNFIKRVCFLIAHHHTYTDIDNYDYQILVEADFLVNIDEDQLSMDVVRSVKEKIFRTEVGIKYLNVLYNIDNIGI is encoded by the coding sequence ATGAGAAATGTAGGAAATGTTATAAGTGCAATGATAGAATATTATGCTGGAGATGTAAGACGTATTAATCACTTTTTAAAAGTCTATGGTTTTGCTAAAGCTATAGGAGAAATGGAAAAGTTAAGCCCGTTAAAGCAAGAAATTTTAGAAGTTGCTTCAGTTGTACATGATATAGGTATTAAGAATAGTGAAATAAAATATAATTCTAGTGCTGGTAATTATCAGCAAATTGAAGGACCACCAGTAGCAGAAGAAATGCTTAAAAAGTTAGGATATGAAGATAATTTTATAAAAAGAGTGTGTTTCTTAATTGCTCATCATCATACGTATACTGATATTGATAATTATGATTATCAGATTCTTGTAGAAGCAGATTTTTTAGTTAATATTGATGAAGATCAGTTATCTATGGATGTTGTTAGATCGGTAAAAGAAAAGATATTTAGGACAGAAGTAGGAATTAAATATTTGAATGTGTTATATAATATTGATAATATAGGTATTTAA
- a CDS encoding transposase, with protein MNDLYRERFKKIFNIINSNTVREYAQLNDEKPFTRKRKLPLEDIILCTLSKKGLTTEMELHKYFIEKGATSMNISKQGFLQQRKKLNYEVFSFLNKEYLQSFYFSEEPILWNDYMVFAVDGSRAEVPNSDENKASFGECGNKNNKGEIRALVSTMFDVFNHFFLDWQSKISWL; from the coding sequence ATGAATGATCTTTATAGAGAGAGATTTAAAAAGATATTTAATATTATAAATTCTAATACAGTAAGAGAATATGCTCAGTTAAATGATGAAAAACCCTTCACAAGGAAAAGAAAGTTGCCGCTAGAAGATATTATTTTATGTACTCTTTCTAAGAAAGGATTAACTACGGAAATGGAACTTCATAAATATTTTATAGAAAAAGGAGCCACTTCTATGAATATATCAAAACAAGGGTTTTTACAACAAAGAAAAAAATTAAACTATGAGGTCTTTTCATTTCTAAATAAAGAATATCTTCAATCCTTTTATTTTTCTGAAGAACCAATACTGTGGAACGATTATATGGTGTTTGCTGTAGATGGAAGTAGAGCAGAAGTTCCAAACTCAGATGAAAACAAAGCTAGCTTTGGTGAATGTGGCAATAAAAATAACAAAGGTGAGATTAGGGCTTTGGTAAGTACTATGTTTGATGTATTCAATCATTTCTTTTTAGATTGGCAAAGCAAAATATCATGGCTGTAA